CAAGGTTGAAGCGGTGGTGTATGCGCTTTGTCACATCCCGGAACGCAACTGGTTGTTGGTGGGAACTTCCGAAGGTCGCATGCATGTGATCGACCTGGAAGGACGAAAGGAACTACACAACCTGGAGTTGCACAAAGCCGGTATATTCGACTTGCGTTTTCACCCGGCAACCGGAAACATCTTCTCCGCTTCGGGAGACGGCAGTATCGCCGTCCTGCAGCTTGACCGATTGGACAGGACCGAACGCAGGTCGCTTGCTCCAGGGCATAAGATTCGGGCTATCGACTTTCACCCCCTTCATCCGGAAGTCGCTTTTGCCTGTGGTGACGGGAACATCCGGATCTATTCGCTGGAGCGGTTTGAAGAGCGTCTGGTCTTTCCGGCGCACGCGCTTTCCGCTAATTGCGTACGCTATCATCCCGCGGGGGATTATCTGCTCAGCGGAGGGCGGGACGCCCATCTGTGTGCCTGGGATCCTGCAACCGGGGCCTCGTTGGAAAGGATTCCGGCGCATAACTACGCGATCTATTCCATCGCATTTTCGCCGGACCAACACAACTTTGCAACCGCCAGCCGCGACAAGACCATCAAGATATGGGATGCTGAAACGATCGGTTTTCGACTGAGGATTGATCGAGATACATACAACGGACACCGCAATTCCGTCAACAAGGTGCTCTGGAGCCGATACGACAACTACCTGATCTCCACCGGCGATGATAAGGCGGTGCTGGTGTGGGAGGTGGTGTGAGCGGTTGATAGGGAATAGTGAATAGTGAACAGTGAATAGTAAATAGTATGGAGCGAATAGCCAATAGCGAACAGCGAATAGTTTTAATGAATAGTGAACCCTGCCTGCCGAAGCTTTAGCGTAGGCAGGAGTGAATAGTAAAAAGTGAATAGCCAATAGCGAACAGCGAATAGTACATAGTGATTGCCCTCCTAAGCTTGGGCGGCAGTAGGAAACTCGAAACCCGCCTGCCTGCCGTAGCTTTAGCGTAGGCAGGAGTGAATAGTATGGAGCGAATAGCCAATAGCGAACAGCGAATAGTACATAGTGATTGCCCTCCTAAGCTTGGGCGGCAGTAGGAAACTCGAAACTAGAAACTAGAAACCCGAAACCCACAACCCACCTGCCTGCCGTAGCTTTAGCGTAGGCAGGAAACCCGGAACCCCTTCCCATGCGTGTAGTTGCTGTCCAACGTGGTAAACGAGAACTTGCTCTGGTTGTCGTGTTATTCATCATCATGACCGCGGTGTTACCGCAATTTCAGGATGTGATACTACCGCCGGAGACGCGTTTCCGTTTGTTTGGTATTGCCGGTGGAAACAAACGATTGGTTATTCTGGGACCAGCTCTGGGGCTGTTGTTTGCAATCGGACTCTTCCGGAGAAAATTCTGGGCACGTCAACTGACTTTGCTGGTCTGCATCATCGTCGCGGTGACAGCCATTGCTTTCATCATTGCTTCCGACGCGTACTATTATCCCGGCCAGATCGGGCTCCTGGTGATTGCCGCTACCTGCTATGCGCTGTTGCGCTTCAACAAGAATATCCGCTTCTACTTCGAAGCTTAAAAAAGAAAAACCGTTCACGGTAGGTGAACGGTTTTGGGGAGCCAATTGTCGGACTCGAACCGACGACCTGCTCATTACGAATGAGCTGCTCTACCAGCTGAGCTAAATTGGCTGGTTAAAAGACGCTTTATTAGCGTTTTTGGAGGCGCAAAGTTCCGAAAAAAACCCTTTGAATGTCTCATTTTGACGGTATTTTTTGCGAATTCCGTTCAAAATGCGGGTTTTTACCAAAAAATCAAGAAAACTGAAACAAACAGCCGGTCAGCCCGTTCAAATTGCTGTGTGTTTCATGTTAAGTTTTAAGTAAGTACTTGAGTTGTTGATCAGGAAACCCCGGACGGAAGTCATGGGGTTTCTTGTTTTTCATAGGTACCGTCGGTAGGGTCGAGAGGCTTCTGACACAGCTTGCCGATGAAGGTTTGTTGTTCCGAGTTCCGGGTTTCGCGTTTCGAGTTAAAAAAAATCCTCGCACCTCGTATCTCGTACCTCACACCTCGCAACCTGCCCTTCGTCGCCAGTCCCAGTCACAAAACCCGAAACTCGAAACTCGAAACCCGGAACCCGGAACCCGGAACTCAGAACTCAGAACTCAGAACTCAGATTGTCATGATTTCCTTCTCCTTCGCCTCGACATGCTTGTCGACTTGGGCGATGAAGCCGTCGGTGATCTTTTGGATCTGATCTTCGAGTCCTTTCACCACATCTTCCGGTACGCCTTTCGCTTCTTTCTTGATGTGTTCGTTGGATTCGCGGCGAACCGTGCGGATGCCCACTTTGGCGTGTTCGCCTTCCGCTTTTGTTTTCTTCACCAGTTCCTTCCGGCGTTCTTCCGTCAGCGGCGGGATGTTGATCCGGACCACCGTTCCGTCATTCGAAGGAGTGAAGCCGAGGTTGGCGCCCAGGATCGCCTTTTCGATCGGGCCCAGCATGCTCTTTTCCCAGGGCTGAATCACCAGTGTACGGGCTTCCGGTGCGCTCACGTTCGCGACCTGGTTCAGGGGAGTCGCGGTACCGTAGTAGTCAACGTGCACGCTGTCGAGCATGGTCGGGTTGGCGCGGCCGGCGCGGATCTTGGCGAGTTCGACTTCCAGGTGGTCGATCGCCTTTTGCATATGCGAACGGGTGTCGTTCAAGGTCTTGTTGGCGTCTAACATAAAAGCGACGGTGTTGAGCGGTTCGTTTTCGGTCAGCGAGGTAATCCGCTGTTTAGTTCAATATCAGAATTCGACCAGGGTGCCGACCTGCTGTCCCTCCATCACACGGAGAAGGTTGCCGGGTTTGTTCATGTCGAACACGATGATCGGTACTTTGTTTTCGTTGCACAGGGTGAAGGCTGTCAGGTCCATGATCTTGAGGCCCTTTTCGTAAACCTCGTCGAAGGTGACGGTCTCGTACTTCACGGCATTTTTGTCTTTCTCCGGATCGGCTGTATAGATGCCATCCACGCGTGTGCCTTTCAGGATCACATCGGCGTTGATTTCGACCGCCCGCAGGGAGGCGGCCGTGTCGGTCGTAAAATAAGGGTTGCCGGTACCGGCGCCGAAGATGACGACACGTCCTTTTTCCAGGTGGCGGATGGCGCGACGTCGGATATAGGGCTCGCAGATCTGCTCCATCTTGATCGCCGACTGCAGGCGGGTCTTCACGCCAAGTCCTTCCAGCGCGCTTTGCAGCGCCATGGAGTTGATGACCGTAGCCAGCATGCCCATGTAGTCGCCCTGGGCGCGGTCGATCACCCCGCCGGCATCGTTCCCGACGCCGCGGAAGATGTTCCCGCCGCCGATCACGATGGCGGTCTCTACGCCTTTATCGACAATCCGTTTGATCTCTTCCGCGTATTGGCGGAGGCGGGTGTGGTCGATCCCGAATTCTTTCTCGCCCATCAGCGATTCGCCGCTGAGCTTCAGGAGAACGCGTTTGTACTTCATCGAGGGCGAAGTTAGGAAATTTCGGGTGGGGTGAGCACCTGACCGTAGCCTGCGGTACGGGGCAAAAAAAAGCGGCTGCTCTTTCGGGCAGCCGCTTTCGTATGGTTTGGTTCGGATTAACCGATCTTGACACGCTTCATAGCCGTGACCTTGAGGTTCTTGTCGATCGACTCGAGGTACTGGCGGACGGATTTCTTTTCGTCCTTGATGAAGGATTGGTTCAGCAGGGTGTACTCGGTGTAGAACTTGTTCACCTTGCCCTGGGCGATCTTTTCGATCATGTTTTCCGGCTTGCCTTCCTGACGTGCCTGGTCACGGGCGATCTCCATTTCACGCTCCAGCATCTTGTTGTCCACGTCGTCCTTGTCGATGGCAACCGGCGCCATGGCAGCGGTCTGCATGGCCACGTCCTTGCCGGTCTCTTCGGAAACGGTCTGGTTGAAGCCGAGCATGGAGGTCAGTTTATTGCCGGGGTGGTTGTACACCACGACTTTCGGAGCACTGACAGACTGGTAGTCGACGACGTCGATCTTCTCGCCGATCTTGCCCATCTGTTCGACGCAGGCTTCGGCTACGGTTACGTTGCCGAGTTTCAGCGACTTGAGATCGTCAGCCGTTGCCGGCTTGTTGCTCATAGCGAGATCGAGGATCGATTCACCGAACTTGATGAAGTCGGCGTTGTTGGCCACGAAGT
This genomic stretch from Bacteroidota bacterium harbors:
- a CDS encoding WD40 repeat domain-containing protein, with protein sequence MIAKLIKAFTGHEGSIYALEGSGRKDRVFTAGGDRIVSEWDLSGNEPARGVVKVEAVVYALCHIPERNWLLVGTSEGRMHVIDLEGRKELHNLELHKAGIFDLRFHPATGNIFSASGDGSIAVLQLDRLDRTERRSLAPGHKIRAIDFHPLHPEVAFACGDGNIRIYSLERFEERLVFPAHALSANCVRYHPAGDYLLSGGRDAHLCAWDPATGASLERIPAHNYAIYSIAFSPDQHNFATASRDKTIKIWDAETIGFRLRIDRDTYNGHRNSVNKVLWSRYDNYLISTGDDKAVLVWEVV
- the frr gene encoding ribosome recycling factor produces the protein MLDANKTLNDTRSHMQKAIDHLEVELAKIRAGRANPTMLDSVHVDYYGTATPLNQVANVSAPEARTLVIQPWEKSMLGPIEKAILGANLGFTPSNDGTVVRINIPPLTEERRKELVKKTKAEGEHAKVGIRTVRRESNEHIKKEAKGVPEDVVKGLEDQIQKITDGFIAQVDKHVEAKEKEIMTI
- a CDS encoding UMP kinase, giving the protein MKYKRVLLKLSGESLMGEKEFGIDHTRLRQYAEEIKRIVDKGVETAIVIGGGNIFRGVGNDAGGVIDRAQGDYMGMLATVINSMALQSALEGLGVKTRLQSAIKMEQICEPYIRRRAIRHLEKGRVVIFGAGTGNPYFTTDTAASLRAVEINADVILKGTRVDGIYTADPEKDKNAVKYETVTFDEVYEKGLKIMDLTAFTLCNENKVPIIVFDMNKPGNLLRVMEGQQVGTLVEF
- a CDS encoding elongation factor Ts, translating into MSTVAISASDVNKLRQMTGAGMMDCKKALTEANGDFEAAIDLLRKKGQKIAANRQDREAKEGYVFGKLAADGTYGAVVAVCCETDFVANNADFIKFGESILDLAMSNKPATADDLKSLKLGNVTVAEACVEQMGKIGEKIDVVDYQSVSAPKVVVYNHPGNKLTSMLGFNQTVSEETGKDVAMQTAAMAPVAIDKDDVDNKMLEREMEIARDQARQEGKPENMIEKIAQGKVNKFYTEYTLLNQSFIKDEKKSVRQYLESIDKNLKVTAMKRVKIG